TTATCAACTTCATACTCATATCGGTAAAAATGATATTCGGATTACCATTGCGGGAGATATGGTCAATTGCTAGATTAAATTCGTTAAAAATCTGGTAGATATTTGTCCTGTTAATAAATGGCGAGAATTTCTTACCGAAATCAACCTCCTCCCCCGCTAAGTACGATATATCCTCAAGGTCTAAATTAAGCATTAAACTTTCCCTTAGCAATCTTAGCGATTCTGCTAGCATCTCTTTCTGATGCTCACGACCAAGAGAAGTCATATCATTTACCCAATCGAGTAATCCTAAAACATCGTTAGCATAGCAAGTTCTCATTAATTGGCGGAAAAGGGCAAAATATTGATTGTCGGTTTCCACATTTATAAGGCTAATAGCTTTATGAAAATTTCCATTCGAAATTCTACTTAATTCATTTGCCTTGGCAGGGCTAATCTGATATCTATCAACCAAGGCAAGGGCAATGCTCTCACGATGTATGGGTGGAACTTTTATAATTTGAGTACGTGAAAGAATCGTTTTAAGAAGTTGTGTTGGGTTTTCACTTATCAATAAGAAAATAGTATTAACAGGCGGTTCTTCGATTAGTTTAAGCAGCTTATTGGCAGCCGATTGGTTCATGCGCTCAGGAAGCCAAATAATCATGGTTTTATAGTCGGACTCATAGCTCTTTAAGCTAAGTTTCCTGATAACATCCGAGCTCTCCGTAGTTCCTATAATACCTTGTTTGTTTTCAGCTCCAATCATTTCGTACCAATCAGCCTCAGTGATATATGGATTGGAAAGCAATACTTCGCGCCATTGAATAAGAAAACCATCACTTAACTTGCCTGATGGCCCTTTATCATCATCACCATCGGGTTTTTTATCGGAAAGAATTATAGGGAAAACAAAATGAAGATCGGGATGAATTAGCTTCATAAACTTGTGACACGATGGACAAACCCCACAGGAATCATCATCTCCTTTTTTATGACAGCTAATGTACTGAGCATATGCTATGGCAAGTGCAAGTTTCCCCGTACCCTCAG
Above is a window of Bacteroidales bacterium DNA encoding:
- a CDS encoding DNA polymerase III subunit, giving the protein MQFKDIVGQEQVKQRLIKSVNEGRMPHAQLFTGPEGTGKLALAIAYAQYISCHKKGDDDSCGVCPSCHKFMKLIHPDLHFVFPIILSDKKPDGDDDKGPSGKLSDGFLIQWREVLLSNPYITEADWYEMIGAENKQGIIGTTESSDVIRKLSLKSYESDYKTMIIWLPERMNQSAANKLLKLIEEPPVNTIFLLISENPTQLLKTILSRTQIIKVPPIHRESIALALVDRYQISPAKANELSRISNGNFHKAISLINVETDNQYFALFRQLMRTCYANDVLGLLDWVNDMTSLGREHQKEMLAESLRLLRESLMLNLDLEDISYLAGEEVDFGKKFSPFINRTNIYQIFNEFNLAIDHISRNGNPNIIFTDMSMKLIKLINKNP